From a single Streptomyces sp. NBC_00377 genomic region:
- a CDS encoding ATP-grasp domain-containing protein — translation MPRPVITVVYDFGSVAPADIVDRLEPLADVVLAVCRSAHTEQVAPLLADLAPVVAVEGDSAAALDKAASLLTAHRPDAVLTFSERRLATTAELAARLGLPYHDADTVRLLTDKYEQRRRLRERGVDPVRTRLLRTPRDWAPALAAVGLPAVLKPVRGEGSRSTHPVRDADTGAALTAELLAGRDGERAEEALVLEEYLAGVDRAPFGDHVSVESAVVDGRVTHWAVTGKFPLAPPFREVGHYWPAPLDDAERAAVLDLAGRAVEALGLRTGITHTEVKLTAHGPRLIEVNGRLGGFQSGLGRLAGGLDPVALAGRIALGGPAPGTWAPQERVVYARAVPAPAEGGLLMGVQGVADALAVPGLDGYETRIRPGTRIPPGVGTAELAVLWGTADDHRAMLADLDRALDALTYTFADAPGSADTHTVRARDLAGHGPLTAPDRRKAPR, via the coding sequence ATGCCACGCCCGGTGATCACCGTCGTCTACGACTTCGGCTCCGTCGCCCCCGCGGACATCGTGGACCGTCTCGAACCGCTCGCAGACGTCGTCCTCGCCGTGTGCCGCTCGGCTCACACCGAGCAGGTCGCGCCACTCCTGGCCGACCTGGCGCCCGTCGTCGCCGTGGAGGGTGACAGCGCGGCCGCCCTCGACAAGGCCGCATCGCTCCTCACGGCACACCGTCCCGACGCCGTGCTGACCTTCAGCGAACGCCGGCTCGCCACGACCGCGGAACTCGCCGCACGGCTCGGACTGCCCTACCACGACGCCGACACGGTACGGCTGCTGACGGACAAGTACGAGCAGCGGCGCAGGCTCCGTGAACGCGGCGTGGACCCGGTGCGGACCCGGTTGCTGCGCACCCCGCGCGACTGGGCGCCCGCGCTCGCCGCGGTGGGGCTGCCCGCCGTCCTCAAACCGGTGCGGGGCGAGGGCAGCCGCAGCACCCATCCGGTGCGCGACGCGGACACCGGGGCCGCGCTCACGGCGGAGCTGCTGGCCGGCCGGGACGGCGAGAGGGCGGAAGAGGCCCTCGTCCTCGAGGAGTACCTCGCCGGCGTCGACCGCGCCCCGTTCGGCGACCACGTCTCGGTGGAGAGCGCGGTGGTGGACGGCCGGGTCACGCACTGGGCGGTGACCGGGAAGTTCCCGCTCGCCCCGCCGTTCCGCGAGGTCGGCCACTACTGGCCGGCGCCGCTCGACGACGCCGAGCGGGCGGCGGTGCTCGATCTGGCCGGCCGCGCCGTCGAGGCACTCGGGCTGCGCACCGGCATCACCCACACCGAGGTCAAACTCACCGCGCACGGACCCCGGCTGATCGAGGTCAACGGCAGACTGGGCGGCTTCCAGAGCGGCCTCGGCCGGCTGGCGGGCGGACTGGACCCGGTGGCCCTGGCGGGCCGGATCGCGCTGGGCGGCCCCGCCCCCGGGACCTGGGCGCCGCAGGAACGCGTGGTGTACGCCCGTGCGGTGCCCGCCCCGGCCGAGGGCGGCCTGCTGATGGGTGTGCAGGGGGTCGCGGACGCGCTCGCCGTGCCCGGCCTCGACGGTTACGAGACCCGGATACGGCCCGGCACCCGGATCCCGCCCGGTGTCGGCACCGCCGAGCTGGCCGTGCTGTGGGGCACGGCCGACGACCACAGAGCCATGCTCGCCGACCTGGACCGGGCCCTCGACGCCCTCACCTACACCTTCGCCGACGCCCCCGGCTCGGCGGACACGCACACCGTGCGCGCCCGCGACCTGGCCGGCCACGGCCCCCTCACCGCCCCCGACCGACGAAAGGCCCCCCGATGA
- a CDS encoding GNAT family N-acetyltransferase — MQHWPLSGITVRTPLVELRWPTPQDLDALAALGAEGVHTPGFMPFFSQWTDGDPATVARRVLQRHWNAMAQWSPDDWTLYLVVVHDGEVVGSQSLGARDFAVTREVLLTSWLGLRHQGMGLGGHARAAVLELAFAGLGAQDAFSVVRRENTASQAVCRKFGFSHDGTQINAVRGARAVSDRYRLRRADWEAARAVPAEIDGLEPALGMFTAEATTGAPAATGLSAALSGVRHAPEPDHIDA; from the coding sequence ATGCAGCACTGGCCTTTGAGCGGCATCACCGTGCGCACCCCGCTCGTCGAACTGCGCTGGCCGACCCCGCAGGACCTCGACGCGCTCGCCGCGCTGGGCGCCGAGGGCGTGCACACGCCCGGCTTCATGCCCTTCTTCTCGCAGTGGACGGACGGCGACCCGGCCACCGTCGCCCGCAGGGTCCTCCAACGCCACTGGAACGCCATGGCCCAGTGGAGTCCCGACGACTGGACGCTGTACCTGGTGGTGGTGCACGACGGCGAGGTGGTGGGCTCCCAGTCCCTGGGCGCACGCGACTTCGCGGTGACCCGCGAGGTGCTCCTGACCTCCTGGCTCGGTCTGCGCCACCAGGGCATGGGCCTGGGCGGTCATGCCCGCGCCGCCGTCCTCGAACTGGCCTTCGCGGGCCTTGGCGCACAGGACGCCTTCTCCGTCGTACGGCGGGAGAACACCGCCTCGCAGGCCGTGTGCCGCAAGTTCGGCTTCTCCCACGACGGCACGCAGATCAACGCCGTCCGCGGGGCGCGCGCCGTCAGCGACCGCTATCGGCTGCGGCGCGCCGACTGGGAGGCGGCGCGTGCCGTCCCGGCGGAGATCGACGGCCTGGAGCCGGCGCTCGGCATGTTCACGGCCGAGGCCACGACGGGCGCCCCCGCGGCCACCGGGCTGTCCGCCGCCCTCTCCGGCGTGCGTCACGCACCCGAACCCGACCACATCGACGCCTGA
- a CDS encoding MFS transporter: MSANPLAVLREFSPRTRAVLAVNAVNSFGGGLVLPFLWIYLDQVRGLASWIPAATLAVQAATSVVGGLAWGAVLDRLAPRTVVTLVMCVAGVGTALYAFVTSAPTALTAAVVYGLGISGVGTVLRYLYAGAATARERGLAFSADYAVFNAMTGLGVLVGGLVAASGPGSRAARFTALYIADGATFVAAGAAFLLLLPRIERGSRKTAPAGPVGYREVLGHRALAVLLGTVTLCSLVSYGQLRSGLPGYLTAGGAVGPEGLSGTFAVNVVVAVLTQVVLGERVQRVRRSTVLSVTGLLWVAAWALVLVAGRQHGAAATGAAMAGVLLLSVGEALVFPVVTALLNDLAGERARGRVNAMLSVAVSTGSVAGPLLAGATLPFADGLPLVVALIAVCAAVALVGPALRRTLPAGADLPDPAPEAEADEPAATGSAPVTAASGS, from the coding sequence CCAGGTCCGCGGCCTCGCGTCCTGGATCCCCGCGGCGACCCTCGCCGTGCAGGCCGCCACCTCCGTGGTCGGCGGCCTCGCCTGGGGCGCCGTTCTGGACCGGCTCGCGCCGCGCACCGTCGTCACCCTGGTGATGTGCGTCGCCGGAGTGGGCACCGCCCTGTACGCCTTCGTCACCTCGGCGCCGACCGCGCTCACCGCCGCCGTGGTGTACGGGCTCGGCATCAGCGGAGTGGGCACGGTCCTGCGCTACCTGTACGCCGGCGCCGCCACGGCCCGCGAGCGCGGGCTCGCCTTCTCGGCCGACTACGCCGTCTTCAACGCGATGACCGGACTCGGCGTCCTCGTCGGCGGCCTGGTGGCCGCCTCGGGGCCGGGGTCCCGTGCGGCCCGCTTCACGGCGCTCTACATCGCCGACGGCGCCACCTTCGTGGCCGCCGGCGCGGCCTTCCTGCTGCTGCTGCCGCGCATCGAGCGCGGCAGCCGGAAGACGGCCCCGGCCGGGCCGGTCGGCTACCGCGAGGTGCTGGGGCACCGGGCCCTCGCGGTGCTGCTCGGCACGGTGACGCTGTGTTCGCTGGTGTCGTACGGGCAGCTGAGGTCCGGGCTGCCCGGCTACCTCACGGCCGGCGGCGCCGTGGGCCCGGAGGGACTGTCGGGCACCTTCGCCGTGAACGTCGTCGTCGCCGTGCTCACCCAGGTGGTCCTCGGCGAACGCGTCCAGCGCGTGCGCCGCAGCACCGTGCTCTCCGTCACCGGCCTGCTGTGGGTGGCGGCCTGGGCCCTCGTCCTGGTCGCGGGCCGTCAGCACGGCGCCGCCGCGACGGGCGCGGCGATGGCCGGGGTGCTGCTGCTGTCGGTGGGGGAGGCCCTGGTGTTCCCCGTGGTCACCGCACTGCTCAACGACCTCGCCGGGGAACGCGCCCGGGGCCGGGTCAACGCCATGCTGTCGGTGGCCGTCTCCACCGGCTCGGTGGCCGGTCCCCTCCTCGCCGGGGCCACACTCCCGTTCGCCGACGGCCTGCCGCTGGTCGTCGCCCTCATCGCCGTCTGCGCCGCCGTCGCCCTCGTGGGACCGGCCCTGCGCCGCACCCTGCCGGCCGGCGCCGACCTGCCCGACCCGGCGCCGGAAGCCGAGGCCGACGAGCCCGCGGCCACCGGATCCGCCCCCGTCACCGCCGCCAGCGGCTCCTAG